A window of the Microvirga terrae genome harbors these coding sequences:
- the uxaC gene encoding glucuronate isomerase: MLIHPDRLFPVDPASREVARRLYAQVRDLPIISPHGHTDPRWYAENEPFADPATLFVIPDHYVFRMLYSQGVRLEELGLAAKDGSPVERDPRAIWRRFASHYHLFRGTPTRLWLDHTFATLFGFTERLSATNADAYYDRIDAALRTPEFRPRALFERFRIEAIATTESPLDPLKHHETIRRSGWSGRVVTAYRPDPVIDPEFEGFRENLVRLGGITGCDTATWNGYLDAHRNRRAFFRQYGATSTDHGHPTARTADLSPADAEALFRRVVAGDAGPEDAELFRAQMLTEMAAMSVEDGMVMQLHPGSFRNHNAALFRRFGRDMGADIPLQTDYVRALKPLLDRFGNEPGFTLILFTLDETSYSRELAPLAGHYPALKLGPAWWFFDSPEGMRRFRELTTETAGFSNTVGFNDDTRAYLSIPARHDVARRVDCAYLANLVTTHRLDEGEAHEVAYDLAYRLAKEAYKL, encoded by the coding sequence ATGCTGATCCATCCGGACCGGCTGTTTCCTGTCGATCCCGCCAGCCGCGAGGTGGCGCGCCGGCTCTATGCACAGGTGCGGGATCTGCCGATCATTTCTCCGCACGGCCATACGGATCCCCGCTGGTACGCGGAGAACGAACCGTTCGCGGATCCCGCCACGCTCTTCGTCATTCCCGATCACTACGTGTTCCGCATGCTCTACAGCCAGGGCGTGCGCCTGGAGGAGCTCGGGCTCGCGGCGAAGGACGGCAGCCCGGTCGAGCGCGATCCGCGGGCGATCTGGCGCCGCTTCGCGTCCCACTACCATCTCTTCCGCGGCACGCCCACACGCCTCTGGCTCGATCATACCTTCGCGACCCTGTTCGGCTTCACCGAGCGGCTGTCGGCCACGAACGCGGATGCCTATTACGACCGCATCGATGCGGCCCTGCGTACGCCGGAGTTCCGTCCGCGCGCGCTCTTCGAGCGCTTTCGCATCGAGGCGATCGCCACTACGGAGAGCCCGCTCGATCCGCTGAAGCATCACGAGACCATCCGGCGCTCGGGCTGGTCGGGGCGGGTGGTGACGGCGTACCGTCCCGATCCGGTGATCGATCCCGAATTCGAGGGCTTCCGTGAAAACCTCGTGCGCCTCGGTGGGATCACCGGCTGCGACACGGCCACGTGGAACGGCTATCTCGACGCGCACCGCAACCGGCGCGCCTTCTTCCGCCAGTACGGCGCGACCTCCACCGATCACGGCCACCCGACGGCGCGCACGGCCGACCTTTCGCCGGCCGATGCGGAGGCGCTGTTCCGCCGGGTCGTGGCCGGCGATGCCGGACCCGAGGACGCGGAGCTGTTCCGCGCGCAGATGCTCACCGAGATGGCCGCCATGAGCGTCGAGGACGGCATGGTCATGCAGCTCCATCCGGGCTCCTTCCGCAACCACAACGCGGCCCTGTTCCGGCGCTTCGGCCGCGACATGGGGGCGGACATCCCGCTGCAGACGGACTATGTCCGGGCGTTGAAGCCGCTGCTCGACCGGTTCGGCAACGAGCCCGGTTTCACGCTCATCCTCTTCACCCTCGACGAGACGAGCTATTCGCGCGAGCTCGCGCCGCTCGCGGGCCATTATCCGGCCCTGAAGCTCGGCCCGGCCTGGTGGTTCTTCGATTCGCCCGAGGGCATGCGGCGCTTCCGCGAGCTCACGACGGAGACCGCCGGCTTCTCCAACACGGTCGGGTTCAACGACGACACGCGCGCCTACCTGTCGATCCCGGCCCGGCACGACGTGGCCCGCCGGGTCGACTGCGCCTATCTCGCCAACCTCGTGACGACGCACCGCCTCGACGAGGGCG